CAAACGCCGTGCCCTTTCGCCCGGGATCAGGGCAGCTCATACCATGGCCGCTTGCAGCCGTCACGCATGTCGATGCCGTCGAGCAACAGGGCCAGGGCAGTGGAACTCAGCCGCAGTTTTCCGTCCCGGACATCCGCCGCTTTCGGCCACGAGAATGCCCCGCGCTCCAGCCGTTTTGCCAAAACCCAGAGGCCGCTTCCGTCGAAGTAGAGCAGCTTGAGGATGGTGCGACGCCGGTTGGTGAAGGCGAAGACCGCGCCGCCCTTCGGGTCCTCCTTGAGCTTGCCCGTCACCGCGTCGTGGAGGCCGTGGAACGACTTCCGCATGTCGCAGGGCTCCACGGCGACGAAGACCTTGAGGCTGCCGGAGAAGCTCAGCATGGCCGGGACAACTCGCGGATCAGCGCCGCGGCCAGCGGCACGACGGAATGACAGGTGACATGCAACTCGCTCCCTCCTGGCAGGACCACACGCAGACCGCCATCGAGGCAAGCCACCGCCGAGGCTTCAACCTCCACCAACTGCAGCCGGGCCGGCGCAGGCAACCCGGCCAAGGCCGATCCCGGGCGCTTCCGCTTCTGAAGCCAGGAAGCGAAGGTCTGGTATTTCACGCCATGAAGGGAGGCAAACTCCGGACCGCTCAGGCCACTGGAATCGAAGGCTTCCATCATTGCGGCCTTCTGTTCCGGTGCATAGCGGAGGCGACCCCGGCGGTCGGACTTTACGAGAGCATCGTGCGTAGCATTCATACGGTTCCACGCTATGAACGCTACGCTGCGCAGCGGCGAGGGAGACCGGATGGCGGCTCAGGTAACGCTTACCGTCAGACGAAGCCCTTTGCATTTGCTCGACTGGAACTTCGATTGCCAATGGCAAATCACCATATTTCTTGTTGATCGCTTGATAGCGAGGTTTCGCCTGTTCCTCTAATCCAGAGCGCATGGAGATCGTCACCCACGAGAACGGGGCACCGTCACAGAACCCTGTATCTATTAGGATTGCTTCCTATTTATCCCTGACATCCGACAAGGCGCTGATGCTCTCTTTGGGGTTGCGAGCTTTCGTCAATGCTGTTCCAAGCATTGCGAGTTTCCGACCAGCTGGAGGCATCGGGGGCGTGTTCATCGGTTGGTCATATTCCCGGGTAAAGCGTCTTGACCATAGATTCGACGAAACCGTTCAATCAACCGCGTTCATATTCACAAGCTGATGCTTTATCCGGGAAGGTTTTCCTAATTTCGGTTTCAAACTGCTCATCGTTCAACGGGTCGCTCATCCGTGCGACTGTCCGGTCGCTGAACGACCATCGCCGTATCCATCGGCAACCCGCCGCCCGCCGCGTGATCGCTGCGGCAATCTCATGCCTTACACCGTTAAGAGTTGGGCGTCCTTCTCCAAAAGCGCGGCGGACCGACAGCTAAAACCATGGCTCTTGAGGTGCTACGTCGCCCGCTGCTGATTCCTCAAATCGCTGATGATTTTGTTCCAGTAACGAACGGCTTGAATGTGTTGCTCTCGAGTCAAGAAGGTGATGTTCTCCTTCTCGGTCGGACTTCCACCCAAGATGATTGGTGTGATGAAGAACATTTCAGAACCGCGTGGCCGAGGCTGTTTAGGTGAGCGTTCCATCAGCAAGATTGGAAAGGAAGTTCTCGAATGAGTCTGCAACGGGTGCGACATCCTTAAGGCTCATGCCAACAAAGGGCACCATCA
The Luteolibacter rhizosphaerae DNA segment above includes these coding regions:
- the tnpB gene encoding IS66 family insertion sequence element accessory protein TnpB (TnpB, as the term is used for proteins encoded by IS66 family insertion elements, is considered an accessory protein, since TnpC, encoded by a neighboring gene, is a DDE family transposase.) — protein: MLSFSGSLKVFVAVEPCDMRKSFHGLHDAVTGKLKEDPKGGAVFAFTNRRRTILKLLYFDGSGLWVLAKRLERGAFSWPKAADVRDGKLRLSSTALALLLDGIDMRDGCKRPWYELP
- the tnpA gene encoding IS66 family insertion sequence element accessory protein TnpA, with the translated sequence MNATHDALVKSDRRGRLRYAPEQKAAMMEAFDSSGLSGPEFASLHGVKYQTFASWLQKRKRPGSALAGLPAPARLQLVEVEASAVACLDGGLRVVLPGGSELHVTCHSVVPLAAALIRELSRPC